The Juglans microcarpa x Juglans regia isolate MS1-56 chromosome 8S, Jm3101_v1.0, whole genome shotgun sequence genome has a window encoding:
- the LOC121244332 gene encoding cysteine-rich receptor-like protein kinase 25 isoform X6 has product MGIGNVISDLNSNLFTHLICAFTYVNSSTYHLSINSSTEQQLSTFAHIVKTKNPSVTTLLSIWVGREHLLNFFSMINQSSYRNSFVQSSIETARLYGFQGLDLSGLVPTGSSSDMANFGTLLDEWRVAVNSEAKNSSNPELLLVMTGNRLPALGSVIYPIDSMRRNLDWVHVTAYDYYLPGRDRVTYFHAALYGPSNMANTDNGINEWKRRGFLPSKLVLGLSYHGYAWTLLSPQKNPVGAASTGPAVTKDGFMGYKHFKWFIRNFVHEAVSGYNATSVMNYCTFAFTWINYDDVEAIRAKVSYIKQKGLLGYNIFEVCNDDNWVLSRAAGELDDENQNQKGRLSIIVLVSSSATIVLLLGLVWVMCYLRKRKVKSTGIVLKARKGQEAKVNGIATSGNLNTNVPDLVVYSYADIEMATNKFSFENKLGEGGYGPVYKGVLSNKQEIAVKKLSKASTQGFEEFKNEVTLTAKLQHVNLVRVLGFCIERDEQMLIYEYMPNKSLDFYLFDSARRFLLDWKKCVHIIEGITQGLLYLQEYSRLTIIHRDLKASNILLDNEMKPKISDFGMAKIFSNDEHEANTGRIVGTYGYVSPEYVKKGLYSTKSDVYSFGVLILQIISGKKNACFYGLNENLILLEYAYDLWKLGKGMEFMDPSLDDTVSSCKLLRCLQIGLLCVQENATDRPSILEVFSMLKSESAALPIPKIPAFSTKRNRDDGTKSQFHLQNCSINGTTLSQMVAR; this is encoded by the exons ATGGGTATCGGAAATGTCATTTCCGATTTAAATTCTAACCTTTTCACGCACCTTATATGCGCTTTCACTTACGTTAACTCCTCCACCTACCACCTCTCCATCAACTCCTCCACCGAACAACAATTGTCTACCTTCGCCCACATTGTAAAAACCAAGAACCCGTCCGTTACAACGCTTTTGTCGATATGGGTTGGCAGAGAGCATTTGTTAAACTTCTTCTCAATGATAAACCAGTCCTCCTATAGAAATTCTTTCGTTCAATCTTCCATTGAAACAGCTAGGCTTTATGGGTTTCAAGGTTTAGACCTTTCTGGGCTTGTGCCAACAGGAAGTAGCTCGGATATGGCCAACTTCGGTACCCTTTTGGACGAGTGGCGAGTTGCTGTAAATTCTGAGGCAAAAAATTCAAGCAATCCAGAGTTACTCCTGGTCATGACCGGCAATCGTCTGCCCGCTTTGGGTTCAGTGATTTACCCAATTGATTCCATGAGGAGGAACTTGGATTGGGTACATGTAACAGCGTACGATTACTATTTGCCTGGTAGGGACAGAGTCACATACTTTCATGCAGCTTTGTATGGCCCTTCGAACATGGCTAATACGGATAATGGCATAAATGAGTGGAAGAGAAGAGGCTTTTTGCCGAGCAAGTTGGTCTTGGGGTTGTCTTACCATGGCTATGCGTGGACACTTTTGAGCCCCCAAAAGAATCCGGTGGGTGCAGCCTCTACGGGTCCGGCTGTCACAAAGGACGGTTTCATGGGCTATAAGCACTTCAAATGGTTCATTAGAAACTTTGTTCATGAAGCAGTATCCGGGTATAATGCTACTTCAGTGATGAATTACTGCACGTTTGCGTTCACTTGGATTAATTACGACGATGTGGAGGCTATTAGAGCAAAAGTTTCTTATATAAAGCAAAAGGGTCTGCTTGGTTACAACATATTTGAAGTCTGTAATGACGACAACTGGGTGCTTTCTAGAGCCGCAG GAGAGCTTGATGATGAAAATCAGAACCAAAAGGGGAGATTATCAATTATTGTTTTGGTTTCGAGTAGTGCTACGATTGTTCTCCTCCTAGGCTTAGTGTGGGTAATGTGTTatttgaggaagagaaaggTCAAATCTACAG GGATTGTACTGAAGGCAAGGAAAGGACAAGAAGCCAAAGTAAATGGTATAGCAACTTCTGGAAACTTAAACACCAATGTTCCGGATCTTGTAGTCTATAGTTATGCTGATATCGAGATGGCTACgaataaattttcatttgaaaataagCTAGGAGAGGGTGGATATGGTCCTGTTTACAAG GGTGTACTATCAAACAAACAGGAAATAGCAGTGAAAAAACTTTCAAAAGCTTCAACACAAGGGTTTGAGGAGTTCAAGAATGAGGTTACACTAACAGCAAAACTGCAACATGTTAATCTTGTGAGAGTTTTGGGATTTTGCATTGAAAGGGATGAACAAATGCTGATCTACGAGTACATGCCAAACAAAAGCTTGGACTTCTACCTCTTTG ACAGTGCCAGACGATTTCTTTTGGATTGGAAAAAGTGTGTTCATATAATTGAAGGGATTACTCAAGGACTTTTATATCTCCAAGAATACTCAAGATTGACTATAATTCATCGAGACCTGAAAGCTAGCAACATTTTACTTGACAATGAAATGAAGCCTAAGATCTCAGATTTTGGTATGGCAAAGATTTTCAGTAACGATGAACATGAAGCAAACACCGGCCGAATTGTGGGAACATA TGGTTATGTTTCACCGGAATATGTTAAAAAAGGTTTATACTCTACTAAATCCGATGTTTACAGCTTTGGAGTTCTAATCCTACAAATCATAAGTGGCAAGAAGAATGCCTGCTTTTATGGTCTAAATGAAAATTTGATCCTCCTCGAATAT GCATATGACTTGTGGAAGTTGGGAAAAGGCATGGAGTTTATGGATCCATCTCTAGATGATACAGTTTCATCATGTAAACTACTCAGATGTCTTCAAATAGGTCTTTTATGCGTTCAGGAAAATGCAACTGATAGGCCATCCATTTTGGAAGTTTTTTCAATGCTAAAAAGTGAGAGTGCTGCTCTTCCAATCCCCAAAATTCCTGCCTTTTCTACAAAAAGAAACAGAGATGATGGAACTAAATCTCAATTCCATCTACAAAATTGTTCCATCAATGGTACAACACTCTCCCAAATGGTAGCTCGGTAA
- the LOC121244332 gene encoding G-type lectin S-receptor-like serine/threonine-protein kinase CES101 isoform X7: protein MGIGNVISDLNSNLFTHLICAFTYVNSSTYHLSINSSTEQQLSTFAHIVKTKNPSVTTLLSIWVGREHLLNFFSMINQSSYRNSFVQSSIETARLYGFQGLDLSGLVPTGSSSDMANFGTLLDEWRVAVNSEAKNSSNPELLLVMTGNRLPALGSVIYPIDSMRRNLDWVHVTAYDYYLPGRDRVTYFHAALYGPSNMANTDNGINEWKRRGFLPSKLVLGLSYHGYAWTLLSPQKNPVGAASTGPAVTKDGFMGYKHFKWFIRNFVHEAVSGYNATSVMNYCTFAFTWINYDDVEAIRAKVSYIKQKGLLGYNIFEVCNDDNWVLSRAAGIVLKARKGQEAKVNGIATSGNLNTNVPDLVVYSYADIEMATNKFSFENKLGEGGYGPVYKGVLSNKQEIAVKKLSKASTQGFEEFKNEVTLTAKLQHVNLVRVLGFCIERDEQMLIYEYMPNKSLDFYLFDSARRFLLDWKKCVHIIEGITQGLLYLQEYSRLTIIHRDLKASNILLDNEMKPKISDFGMAKIFSNDEHEANTGRIVGTYGYVSPEYVKKGLYSTKSDVYSFGVLILQIISGKKNACFYGLNENLILLEYAYDLWKLGKGMEFMDPSLDDTVSSCKLLRCLQIGLLCVQENATDRPSILEVFSMLKSESAALPIPKIPAFSTKRNRDDGTKSQFHLQNCSINGTTLSQMVAR from the exons ATGGGTATCGGAAATGTCATTTCCGATTTAAATTCTAACCTTTTCACGCACCTTATATGCGCTTTCACTTACGTTAACTCCTCCACCTACCACCTCTCCATCAACTCCTCCACCGAACAACAATTGTCTACCTTCGCCCACATTGTAAAAACCAAGAACCCGTCCGTTACAACGCTTTTGTCGATATGGGTTGGCAGAGAGCATTTGTTAAACTTCTTCTCAATGATAAACCAGTCCTCCTATAGAAATTCTTTCGTTCAATCTTCCATTGAAACAGCTAGGCTTTATGGGTTTCAAGGTTTAGACCTTTCTGGGCTTGTGCCAACAGGAAGTAGCTCGGATATGGCCAACTTCGGTACCCTTTTGGACGAGTGGCGAGTTGCTGTAAATTCTGAGGCAAAAAATTCAAGCAATCCAGAGTTACTCCTGGTCATGACCGGCAATCGTCTGCCCGCTTTGGGTTCAGTGATTTACCCAATTGATTCCATGAGGAGGAACTTGGATTGGGTACATGTAACAGCGTACGATTACTATTTGCCTGGTAGGGACAGAGTCACATACTTTCATGCAGCTTTGTATGGCCCTTCGAACATGGCTAATACGGATAATGGCATAAATGAGTGGAAGAGAAGAGGCTTTTTGCCGAGCAAGTTGGTCTTGGGGTTGTCTTACCATGGCTATGCGTGGACACTTTTGAGCCCCCAAAAGAATCCGGTGGGTGCAGCCTCTACGGGTCCGGCTGTCACAAAGGACGGTTTCATGGGCTATAAGCACTTCAAATGGTTCATTAGAAACTTTGTTCATGAAGCAGTATCCGGGTATAATGCTACTTCAGTGATGAATTACTGCACGTTTGCGTTCACTTGGATTAATTACGACGATGTGGAGGCTATTAGAGCAAAAGTTTCTTATATAAAGCAAAAGGGTCTGCTTGGTTACAACATATTTGAAGTCTGTAATGACGACAACTGGGTGCTTTCTAGAGCCGCAG GGATTGTACTGAAGGCAAGGAAAGGACAAGAAGCCAAAGTAAATGGTATAGCAACTTCTGGAAACTTAAACACCAATGTTCCGGATCTTGTAGTCTATAGTTATGCTGATATCGAGATGGCTACgaataaattttcatttgaaaataagCTAGGAGAGGGTGGATATGGTCCTGTTTACAAG GGTGTACTATCAAACAAACAGGAAATAGCAGTGAAAAAACTTTCAAAAGCTTCAACACAAGGGTTTGAGGAGTTCAAGAATGAGGTTACACTAACAGCAAAACTGCAACATGTTAATCTTGTGAGAGTTTTGGGATTTTGCATTGAAAGGGATGAACAAATGCTGATCTACGAGTACATGCCAAACAAAAGCTTGGACTTCTACCTCTTTG ACAGTGCCAGACGATTTCTTTTGGATTGGAAAAAGTGTGTTCATATAATTGAAGGGATTACTCAAGGACTTTTATATCTCCAAGAATACTCAAGATTGACTATAATTCATCGAGACCTGAAAGCTAGCAACATTTTACTTGACAATGAAATGAAGCCTAAGATCTCAGATTTTGGTATGGCAAAGATTTTCAGTAACGATGAACATGAAGCAAACACCGGCCGAATTGTGGGAACATA TGGTTATGTTTCACCGGAATATGTTAAAAAAGGTTTATACTCTACTAAATCCGATGTTTACAGCTTTGGAGTTCTAATCCTACAAATCATAAGTGGCAAGAAGAATGCCTGCTTTTATGGTCTAAATGAAAATTTGATCCTCCTCGAATAT GCATATGACTTGTGGAAGTTGGGAAAAGGCATGGAGTTTATGGATCCATCTCTAGATGATACAGTTTCATCATGTAAACTACTCAGATGTCTTCAAATAGGTCTTTTATGCGTTCAGGAAAATGCAACTGATAGGCCATCCATTTTGGAAGTTTTTTCAATGCTAAAAAGTGAGAGTGCTGCTCTTCCAATCCCCAAAATTCCTGCCTTTTCTACAAAAAGAAACAGAGATGATGGAACTAAATCTCAATTCCATCTACAAAATTGTTCCATCAATGGTACAACACTCTCCCAAATGGTAGCTCGGTAA
- the LOC121244332 gene encoding cysteine-rich receptor-like protein kinase 25 isoform X5 — MGIGNVISDLNSNLFTHLICAFTYVNSSTYHLSINSSTEQQLSTFAHIVKTKNPSVTTLLSIWVGREHLLNFFSMINQSSYRNSFVQSSIETARLYGFQGLDLSGLVPTGSSSDMANFGTLLDEWRVAVNSEAKNSSNPELLLVMTGNRLPALGSVIYPIDSMRRNLDWVHVTAYDYYLPGRDRVTYFHAALYGPSNMANTDNGINEWKRRGFLPSKLVLGLSYHGYAWTLLSPQKNPVGAASTGPAVTKDGFMGYKHFKWFIRNFVHEAVSGYNATSVMNYCTFAFTWINYDDVEAIRAKVSYIKQKGLLGYNIFEVCNDDNWVLSRAAAGELDDENQNQKGRLSIIVLVSSSATIVLLLGLVWVMCYLRKRKVKSTGIVLKARKGQEAKVNGIATSGNLNTNVPDLVVYSYADIEMATNKFSFENKLGEGGYGPVYKGVLSNKQEIAVKKLSKASTQGFEEFKNEVTLTAKLQHVNLVRVLGFCIERDEQMLIYEYMPNKSLDFYLFDSARRFLLDWKKCVHIIEGITQGLLYLQEYSRLTIIHRDLKASNILLDNEMKPKISDFGMAKIFSNDEHEANTGRIVGTYGYVSPEYVKKGLYSTKSDVYSFGVLILQIISGKKNACFYGLNENLILLEYAYDLWKLGKGMEFMDPSLDDTVSSCKLLRCLQIGLLCVQENATDRPSILEVFSMLKSESAALPIPKIPAFSTKRNRDDGTKSQFHLQNCSINGTTLSQMVAR, encoded by the exons ATGGGTATCGGAAATGTCATTTCCGATTTAAATTCTAACCTTTTCACGCACCTTATATGCGCTTTCACTTACGTTAACTCCTCCACCTACCACCTCTCCATCAACTCCTCCACCGAACAACAATTGTCTACCTTCGCCCACATTGTAAAAACCAAGAACCCGTCCGTTACAACGCTTTTGTCGATATGGGTTGGCAGAGAGCATTTGTTAAACTTCTTCTCAATGATAAACCAGTCCTCCTATAGAAATTCTTTCGTTCAATCTTCCATTGAAACAGCTAGGCTTTATGGGTTTCAAGGTTTAGACCTTTCTGGGCTTGTGCCAACAGGAAGTAGCTCGGATATGGCCAACTTCGGTACCCTTTTGGACGAGTGGCGAGTTGCTGTAAATTCTGAGGCAAAAAATTCAAGCAATCCAGAGTTACTCCTGGTCATGACCGGCAATCGTCTGCCCGCTTTGGGTTCAGTGATTTACCCAATTGATTCCATGAGGAGGAACTTGGATTGGGTACATGTAACAGCGTACGATTACTATTTGCCTGGTAGGGACAGAGTCACATACTTTCATGCAGCTTTGTATGGCCCTTCGAACATGGCTAATACGGATAATGGCATAAATGAGTGGAAGAGAAGAGGCTTTTTGCCGAGCAAGTTGGTCTTGGGGTTGTCTTACCATGGCTATGCGTGGACACTTTTGAGCCCCCAAAAGAATCCGGTGGGTGCAGCCTCTACGGGTCCGGCTGTCACAAAGGACGGTTTCATGGGCTATAAGCACTTCAAATGGTTCATTAGAAACTTTGTTCATGAAGCAGTATCCGGGTATAATGCTACTTCAGTGATGAATTACTGCACGTTTGCGTTCACTTGGATTAATTACGACGATGTGGAGGCTATTAGAGCAAAAGTTTCTTATATAAAGCAAAAGGGTCTGCTTGGTTACAACATATTTGAAGTCTGTAATGACGACAACTGGGTGCTTTCTAGAGCCGCAG CAGGAGAGCTTGATGATGAAAATCAGAACCAAAAGGGGAGATTATCAATTATTGTTTTGGTTTCGAGTAGTGCTACGATTGTTCTCCTCCTAGGCTTAGTGTGGGTAATGTGTTatttgaggaagagaaaggTCAAATCTACAG GGATTGTACTGAAGGCAAGGAAAGGACAAGAAGCCAAAGTAAATGGTATAGCAACTTCTGGAAACTTAAACACCAATGTTCCGGATCTTGTAGTCTATAGTTATGCTGATATCGAGATGGCTACgaataaattttcatttgaaaataagCTAGGAGAGGGTGGATATGGTCCTGTTTACAAG GGTGTACTATCAAACAAACAGGAAATAGCAGTGAAAAAACTTTCAAAAGCTTCAACACAAGGGTTTGAGGAGTTCAAGAATGAGGTTACACTAACAGCAAAACTGCAACATGTTAATCTTGTGAGAGTTTTGGGATTTTGCATTGAAAGGGATGAACAAATGCTGATCTACGAGTACATGCCAAACAAAAGCTTGGACTTCTACCTCTTTG ACAGTGCCAGACGATTTCTTTTGGATTGGAAAAAGTGTGTTCATATAATTGAAGGGATTACTCAAGGACTTTTATATCTCCAAGAATACTCAAGATTGACTATAATTCATCGAGACCTGAAAGCTAGCAACATTTTACTTGACAATGAAATGAAGCCTAAGATCTCAGATTTTGGTATGGCAAAGATTTTCAGTAACGATGAACATGAAGCAAACACCGGCCGAATTGTGGGAACATA TGGTTATGTTTCACCGGAATATGTTAAAAAAGGTTTATACTCTACTAAATCCGATGTTTACAGCTTTGGAGTTCTAATCCTACAAATCATAAGTGGCAAGAAGAATGCCTGCTTTTATGGTCTAAATGAAAATTTGATCCTCCTCGAATAT GCATATGACTTGTGGAAGTTGGGAAAAGGCATGGAGTTTATGGATCCATCTCTAGATGATACAGTTTCATCATGTAAACTACTCAGATGTCTTCAAATAGGTCTTTTATGCGTTCAGGAAAATGCAACTGATAGGCCATCCATTTTGGAAGTTTTTTCAATGCTAAAAAGTGAGAGTGCTGCTCTTCCAATCCCCAAAATTCCTGCCTTTTCTACAAAAAGAAACAGAGATGATGGAACTAAATCTCAATTCCATCTACAAAATTGTTCCATCAATGGTACAACACTCTCCCAAATGGTAGCTCGGTAA